The Falco cherrug isolate bFalChe1 chromosome 6, bFalChe1.pri, whole genome shotgun sequence genome window below encodes:
- the LOC102056533 gene encoding nuclear receptor subfamily 0 group B member 2-like: MAAEISAAKFGKCQCETHRANSILYQILNREHGSETKWHQQYHGPHHSTRSKGCSCMDRRRVVLKTPEATCRRASEVLLKTLTFIRNLPSFYHVPWEDQLVLIQQNWAPLFVLGMAQEGVDFDLKEISAPSLLKKILLNQSLTANNDLGSSSLQASSAEVQKMKNLLWKFWDLDISAKEYAYLKGIILFNSGCHVLKCLPYVQMLQQEAQQALMEYISTMFHRNLGRFAWILQLIASLQDIDADAIEELFFRPILGEVTLNVFLLESLYIKPDWV; encoded by the exons ATGGCTGCTGAGATCTCAGCTGCGAAATTTGGGAAATGTCAGTGTGAGACACATCGTGCTAACAGCATCCTGTACCAGATCCTTAACAGAGAGCATGGAAGCGAGACCAAGTGGCACCAGCAGTATCATGGTCCCCACCACTCCACACGAAGCAAGGGCTGCTCTTGTATGGACAGGAGAAGAGTTGTCCTGAAAACGCCAGAAGCCACGTGCAGAAGGGCTTCTGAAGTGCTCTTGAAGACTTTAACTTTTATTAGAAACTTGCCTTCTTTTTATCACGTGCCTTGGGAGGATCAGCTTGTCCTCATACAGCAGAACTGGGCCCCTCTTTTTGTCCTGGGCATGGCACAGGAAGGGGTGGATTTTGACCTGAAAGAGATTTCAGCCCCTagtttattgaaaaaaatcctcctcAATCAGTCTTTGACAGCTAACAACGATCTGGGCAGCTCATCACTGCAAGCGTCTTCAGCAGAAGTTCAGAAGATGAAGAATTTATTGTGGAAGTTCTGGGATCTGGACATAAGTGCAAAAGAATATGCCTATCTTAAaggaattattctttttaattctg GATGCCACGTCCTAAAGTGTCTCCCCTATGTACAAATGCTGCAACAGGAAGCTCAGCAAGCCTTGATGGAGTATATCTCAACAATGTTCCATAGAAATCTAGGCAGGTTTGCTTGGATTCTTCAGCTAATTGCCTCTCTTCAAGACATTGATGCAGACGCTATTGAAGAGCTCTTCTTCAGGCCCATCCTAGGAGAGGTGACCCTAAATGTATTCCTTCTAGAAAGCCTATATATCAAGCCTGACTGGGTTTGA